One segment of Streptomyces sp. YIM 121038 DNA contains the following:
- a CDS encoding radical SAM protein, with translation MTRTDAHAPVLIEKPSIKFSSAPERAALRHLGRPSLRTSKSGTRRRARGESPRVLLLVPSYTRVVEPSPQRSSFRALGLDTFEVMKRAGTPIGLLRIAANARLSGFDVRIVDSPFAGWEQERRLVDLGGGSTLVRYGLDDAQLRSLIEEFDPDVVGVQCIYTVQWGNARALADLVKDISPDIVTVTGGAHPSGDWQYAVPDSPFDYVVINEADQTFTALLQALTEPDGDVDAVPGVAYRRADGTVVRTTAMSPYMRILPKRQGLDQRLGMMPLPDFGMLDMRQYEQAYHSSGKRVRDRGSWAQIFSTIGCNVGCDFCYIPMVNGPWRALGTDWFDLHLAEIRKHGVTEVLIEDDHLLHDPLYAMETFKLLRKHDLPWVEEGGLSLFNLVLLHLGAEFADGMDEAERRNPNFRNVLAAMRAGLTCRDLIKAMADGGCYSVYLAVESANEDSLVESGKPRLNAFQKATGEIVEMFTEYGIQVTGGFMLGFVNPPERPGDEPYIESLEQIEKTIDYAVTLMGHGMAYANPFIVTPLPGTKMWDFQKDYVVRHYDNGWSHEKGTMATDRWSAEDIERARLELLVRANGADKVVEMVRRGTWPVDA, from the coding sequence ATGACGCGAACCGATGCCCATGCGCCCGTGCTCATAGAGAAACCGTCCATCAAGTTCTCCAGCGCGCCCGAGCGCGCTGCCCTGCGGCACCTGGGCAGACCCTCCCTGCGGACGTCGAAGTCCGGCACCCGGCGGCGCGCCCGCGGGGAATCGCCCCGCGTGCTGCTCCTCGTCCCCTCGTACACCCGCGTCGTGGAGCCCTCCCCGCAACGGAGCAGCTTCCGGGCGCTCGGCCTGGACACGTTCGAGGTCATGAAGCGGGCGGGCACGCCGATCGGCCTGCTGCGCATCGCGGCGAACGCCCGGCTCTCCGGCTTCGACGTCCGCATCGTCGACTCGCCCTTCGCCGGGTGGGAGCAGGAGCGCCGGCTCGTGGACCTGGGGGGCGGCAGCACCTTGGTCCGCTACGGCCTCGACGACGCGCAACTGCGTTCCCTGATCGAGGAGTTCGACCCCGATGTCGTCGGCGTCCAGTGCATCTACACCGTCCAGTGGGGCAACGCGCGCGCCCTCGCCGACCTGGTCAAGGACATCTCCCCGGACATCGTGACCGTCACCGGCGGCGCGCACCCCAGCGGCGACTGGCAGTACGCCGTGCCGGACTCCCCCTTCGACTACGTGGTCATCAACGAGGCGGACCAGACCTTCACCGCGCTCCTTCAGGCGCTGACCGAACCGGACGGCGACGTCGACGCCGTGCCGGGCGTCGCCTACCGGCGCGCCGACGGGACCGTCGTGCGGACGACCGCCATGTCGCCGTACATGCGGATCCTGCCCAAGCGCCAGGGCCTCGACCAGCGGCTCGGCATGATGCCGCTGCCCGACTTCGGCATGCTGGACATGCGCCAGTACGAGCAGGCCTACCACTCCTCGGGCAAGCGGGTGCGCGACCGGGGCTCCTGGGCGCAGATCTTCTCGACCATCGGCTGCAACGTGGGCTGCGACTTCTGCTACATCCCGATGGTGAACGGACCGTGGCGGGCGCTCGGGACCGACTGGTTCGATCTGCACCTGGCCGAGATACGCAAGCACGGCGTGACCGAAGTCCTCATCGAGGACGACCACTTGCTGCACGACCCGCTGTACGCGATGGAGACCTTCAAGCTGCTGCGCAAGCACGACCTGCCGTGGGTCGAGGAGGGCGGCCTGAGCCTGTTCAACCTCGTGCTGCTGCACCTGGGCGCCGAGTTCGCGGACGGCATGGACGAGGCCGAGCGGCGCAACCCCAACTTCCGCAACGTCCTCGCGGCGATGCGGGCCGGGCTCACCTGCCGGGACCTGATCAAGGCCATGGCCGACGGCGGCTGCTACAGCGTCTACCTCGCGGTGGAGAGCGCCAACGAGGACAGCCTCGTGGAGTCGGGCAAGCCCCGGCTCAACGCCTTCCAGAAGGCGACCGGCGAGATCGTGGAGATGTTCACCGAGTACGGCATCCAGGTCACCGGCGGCTTCATGCTCGGGTTCGTCAACCCGCCCGAGCGGCCCGGGGACGAGCCGTACATCGAGTCCCTCGAGCAGATCGAGAAGACCATCGACTACGCGGTCACGCTCATGGGCCACGGCATGGCGTACGCCAACCCCTTCATCGTCACGCCGCTGCCGGGCACGAAGATGTGGGACTTCCAGAAGGACTACGTCGTACGCCACTACGACAACGGCTGGTCGCACGAGAAGGGGACCATGGCCACCGACCGGTGGAGCGCGGAGGACATCGAGCGCGCGCGTCTGGAGCTGCTGGTGCGGGCCAACGGCGCCGACAAGGTGGTGGAGATGGTCCGCCGGGGCACCTGGCCGGTGGACGCCTGA
- a CDS encoding epoxide hydrolase family protein — MTTTPASASASADEALRPFRIDVSQGDLDDLYGRLDRTRWPDELPGVGWAYGAPRGYLQELAHYWRHAYDWRAAEAELNQWPQFTTTIDGANVHFAHIRSPEPDATPLLMTHGWPGSIVEFADVIGPLTRPRAHGAPDAEAFHLVLPSIPGFGFSGPTVQTGWELKRVAAAFAALMERLGYERYGVQGGDWGAGISRELGRTRPERVTGVHLNLLPNAFQATEPTPEELAPLDPGERERASASWARFQAWSRDRQGYADIQATRPQTLAYGLTDSPVGQLAWIVEKFKEWTDSEHRPEDAVDRDRMLTNVMLYWLTGTAGSSARIYYERAHADYWGAPPEPSATPTALAVFPHDNFIPLRHIADRTNNVVQWTEYDRGGHFPALEQPALLVDDIRRFFRSLKD; from the coding sequence ATGACGACGACTCCGGCATCGGCTTCGGCCTCGGCTGATGAGGCACTGCGGCCGTTTCGCATTGATGTGTCCCAGGGCGACCTCGACGATCTGTACGGGCGTCTCGATCGCACGCGGTGGCCGGACGAGCTGCCGGGGGTGGGCTGGGCCTACGGCGCTCCGCGCGGCTATCTCCAGGAGCTGGCGCACTACTGGCGGCACGCGTACGACTGGCGGGCGGCCGAGGCGGAGCTGAACCAGTGGCCGCAGTTCACCACCACGATCGACGGCGCGAACGTGCACTTCGCGCACATCCGGTCGCCCGAACCGGACGCGACCCCGCTGCTCATGACGCACGGCTGGCCCGGCTCGATCGTCGAGTTCGCCGACGTCATCGGCCCGCTGACCCGGCCCCGCGCCCACGGCGCCCCGGACGCGGAGGCCTTTCACCTGGTGCTCCCCAGCATCCCGGGCTTCGGCTTCTCCGGGCCCACGGTGCAGACCGGCTGGGAGCTGAAGCGCGTGGCCGCCGCGTTCGCCGCGCTCATGGAGCGCCTCGGGTACGAGCGCTACGGCGTCCAGGGCGGCGACTGGGGGGCGGGCATCTCCAGGGAGCTCGGCCGCACCCGGCCGGAGCGGGTGACGGGCGTCCATCTGAATCTGCTGCCGAACGCGTTCCAGGCCACGGAACCCACCCCGGAGGAGCTCGCGCCGCTCGACCCGGGGGAGCGGGAGCGCGCCTCGGCCTCCTGGGCCCGCTTCCAGGCGTGGAGCCGCGACCGCCAGGGGTACGCCGACATCCAGGCCACCCGGCCGCAGACGCTCGCGTACGGCCTGACCGACTCCCCGGTGGGGCAACTGGCCTGGATCGTCGAGAAGTTCAAGGAGTGGACCGACTCCGAGCACCGGCCCGAGGACGCGGTGGACCGCGACCGGATGCTCACCAACGTGATGCTGTACTGGCTCACGGGCACGGCCGGTTCGTCCGCCCGCATCTACTACGAGCGCGCCCACGCGGACTACTGGGGCGCCCCGCCCGAGCCGTCGGCCACCCCGACCGCACTCGCGGTCTTCCCGCACGACAACTTCATCCCCCTGCGGCACATCGCGGACCGCACCAACAACGTCGTGCAGTGGACGGAGTACGACCGGGGAGGCCACTTCCCCGCACTGGAACAGCCCGCGCTCCTCGTCGACGACATCCGGAGGTTCTTCCGGAGCCTCAAGGACTAG
- a CDS encoding MarR family transcriptional regulator — protein MNQDGVDLETSLGYLLKEASSVLRSAMEEVLRPLGMSVTHYSCLELLAQRPGLSNSELARGAFVTRQSMNVLLQNLEREGYVTRPAEAPVGKALPARLTPRGRQSLEKATAAVRSVEVRMLSGMSETEQSDAFRALKGMIHSLREGNAGR, from the coding sequence ATGAATCAAGACGGTGTCGACCTGGAGACGTCACTGGGCTACCTGCTGAAAGAGGCGTCGAGCGTTCTCCGCTCGGCCATGGAGGAGGTGCTGCGGCCGCTCGGGATGAGCGTGACGCACTACTCCTGCCTCGAACTGCTCGCCCAGCGGCCTGGCTTGTCGAACTCCGAGCTGGCGCGGGGCGCGTTCGTGACGCGGCAGTCGATGAACGTGCTGCTCCAGAACCTGGAACGAGAGGGCTACGTGACCAGGCCCGCGGAGGCGCCCGTCGGGAAGGCGCTCCCCGCGCGGCTCACGCCTCGCGGTCGGCAGAGCCTGGAGAAGGCGACCGCGGCGGTCCGGTCCGTCGAGGTCAGAATGCTGTCCGGCATGAGCGAGACCGAGCAGTCGGACGCGTTCCGGGCCCTGAAGGGCATGATCCACTCCCTGCGCGAGGGGAACGCCGGTCGCTAG
- a CDS encoding cysteine hydrolase has protein sequence MANSALLVMDVQRDVVDIAHGRGAFAAGAYGGGAGDSSEYLSRLGKAIDGARAVGIPVIYVVMGLRADKAEVSPRNKIVSTVAQAGLFTEGNPGNEIHPDIAPQEGDVVVTKRRGSAFSGSDLDLVLRARDIERLVLTGIATSGVVLHTVCAGNDLDLDLTVLGDACLDLDPEVHRFLTEKLFPQWFDVLTVEEWVTTIAP, from the coding sequence ATGGCCAACAGTGCTCTTCTGGTGATGGACGTTCAGCGAGACGTGGTGGACATCGCGCACGGCAGAGGCGCGTTCGCCGCAGGCGCGTACGGCGGAGGGGCGGGTGACAGCTCGGAGTACCTCTCCCGCCTGGGCAAGGCGATCGACGGCGCCCGAGCCGTGGGCATCCCCGTCATCTACGTGGTGATGGGCTTGCGCGCGGACAAGGCGGAGGTGAGCCCGCGCAACAAGATAGTCAGCACGGTCGCGCAGGCCGGCCTCTTCACGGAAGGCAACCCCGGGAACGAGATCCACCCGGACATCGCCCCCCAGGAGGGCGACGTCGTCGTCACGAAGCGGCGCGGCAGCGCCTTCTCGGGCAGCGACCTCGACCTGGTCCTCCGGGCCCGCGACATCGAAAGACTCGTCCTCACCGGCATCGCCACCAGCGGCGTCGTCCTCCACACCGTCTGCGCAGGCAACGACCTGGACCTCGACCTCACCGTCCTCGGCGACGCCTGCCTCGACCTCGACCCCGAAGTACACCGATTCCTGACGGAGAAACTGTTCCCGCAGTGGTTCGACGTGCTCACGGTAGAGGAATGGGTCACGACGATCGCCCCGTGA
- a CDS encoding MerR family transcriptional regulator: MLIGEVARRSGVSARMLRHYESLGLVRPSVRTGSGYREYSGADVQRIFHVESLRSLGLSLREIGRALDDPGFTPAALVDDLIRQTRERIAAQTELLTRLRRIDAADPADWEGVLQAVALLQALGSKRADVRQRAALSSADEVPVPVEALVEAALGETDPNVAGALRWALARSDGDGPALLAEALAAPEAAVRERAVQCLAEMPGDEAAARLRDALASSDAVVRGYAALALGASGVADALPTLVDMIVEGRRDTDAADALSVLASDTATADRIAGMLVDRLAHDATRAPARGRLTQALAGVPGGTAARALVELSHDADRAVAVTAAYLLQLRDAR, encoded by the coding sequence GTGTTGATCGGTGAGGTGGCGCGCCGCTCCGGGGTGAGTGCCCGCATGCTCCGGCACTACGAGTCGCTCGGCCTGGTGCGCCCCTCGGTCCGTACGGGCTCCGGCTACCGGGAGTACTCCGGGGCGGACGTCCAGCGGATCTTCCACGTCGAGAGCCTGCGGTCGCTGGGGCTCTCGCTGCGCGAGATCGGACGCGCGCTCGACGACCCCGGCTTCACGCCCGCGGCGCTCGTCGACGACCTCATCCGTCAGACGCGTGAGCGCATCGCGGCACAGACCGAGCTGCTCACGCGGCTGCGCCGGATCGACGCGGCTGACCCCGCCGACTGGGAGGGCGTCCTCCAGGCCGTCGCGCTGCTCCAGGCGCTGGGGTCGAAGCGGGCCGACGTGCGCCAGCGGGCGGCCCTCTCCTCGGCCGACGAGGTGCCGGTGCCGGTGGAGGCCCTGGTCGAGGCGGCCCTGGGCGAGACCGACCCGAACGTCGCCGGGGCCCTGCGGTGGGCCCTGGCGCGCTCGGACGGCGACGGCCCGGCCCTGCTGGCCGAGGCCCTCGCCGCACCGGAGGCCGCGGTGCGCGAACGCGCCGTTCAGTGCCTCGCCGAGATGCCCGGCGACGAGGCCGCGGCGCGGCTGCGGGACGCCCTCGCGAGCTCCGACGCCGTGGTGCGCGGATATGCGGCACTGGCCCTCGGGGCATCCGGTGTGGCCGACGCCCTCCCCACCCTCGTCGACATGATCGTGGAGGGACGGCGCGACACGGACGCGGCCGACGCGCTGAGCGTGCTGGCGAGCGATACCGCGACGGCGGACCGGATCGCGGGCATGCTCGTCGACCGCCTCGCGCACGACGCGACCCGGGCGCCCGCACGCGGACGGCTGACCCAGGCGCTGGCGGGCGTCCCGGGAGGGACGGCCGCCCGCGCCCTCGTGGAGCTGTCGCACGACGCGGACCGTGCCGTGGCCGTGACCGCGGCGTATCTGCTCCAGCTGCGCGACGCCCGGTGA
- a CDS encoding chorismate mutase — MPLTTPAGSRLGRLLAVGGTAAVLVLAGGAAVAAPAPAGRTAPAVGAAAHSGPYGRLRTVAALSADRLATADLVAAAKYGTGSPIDDPAREQQVLDAVARQAVAAGGDPEATVRVFRDQIEANKLVQRALHRTWDADPSTAPTERPDLGEVREEINRVNGELVRALAASTPARTAPHCGGLLTAAAVHVRHEKGLDPLHATALRRALPSVCG; from the coding sequence GTGCCCCTCACCACTCCCGCCGGCTCCCGTCTCGGCCGTCTGCTCGCCGTTGGCGGCACCGCCGCCGTGCTGGTCCTCGCCGGGGGCGCCGCCGTCGCCGCGCCCGCGCCCGCAGGGCGGACGGCACCCGCCGTCGGCGCCGCGGCGCACTCCGGTCCGTACGGTCGACTCCGCACCGTGGCCGCACTTTCCGCCGACCGCCTGGCCACCGCCGACCTCGTCGCCGCGGCCAAGTACGGCACGGGCAGCCCCATCGACGACCCCGCCCGTGAGCAGCAGGTACTGGACGCCGTGGCGCGCCAGGCGGTGGCAGCGGGCGGGGACCCGGAGGCGACCGTGCGCGTCTTCCGCGATCAGATCGAGGCGAACAAGCTCGTCCAGCGCGCCCTGCACCGGACGTGGGACGCCGACCCCTCGACCGCACCCACCGAGCGGCCCGACCTCGGCGAGGTCCGCGAGGAGATCAACCGCGTCAACGGGGAGCTCGTGCGCGCCCTCGCCGCGTCGACGCCCGCCCGCACCGCCCCGCACTGCGGCGGGCTGCTGACGGCGGCCGCCGTGCACGTACGGCACGAGAAGGGCCTGGACCCCTTGCACGCGACAGCGTTGCGGAGAGCCTTGCCGTCCGTGTGCGGATAA
- a CDS encoding HEAT repeat domain-containing protein: MTVTRQDADGTRAVQGLSDGRASVRLRAALEVGTAPDPRFVDQVVERCAVEPEFFVRDMLTWALTRHPVVVTLPALLRETRSERAQARSQALHTLSKIGDRRGWPALTRTLLCDGDDEVARSAWRAAVVLVPEGEEPALAAVLATQLGRGGRETQLSLSRALAALGEGIVPALRAATMAPDPRVRTHALATERLLRDPDAGFELAVEEAKRVVALQGPGQEGR; encoded by the coding sequence ATGACGGTCACGAGGCAGGACGCGGACGGGACGCGGGCGGTTCAGGGGCTATCGGACGGCCGGGCGTCCGTGCGGCTGCGGGCGGCACTGGAGGTGGGGACGGCGCCCGACCCGCGCTTCGTGGACCAGGTCGTCGAGCGGTGTGCGGTCGAGCCCGAGTTCTTCGTCCGGGACATGCTGACCTGGGCGCTCACCCGTCACCCGGTGGTGGTGACGCTTCCCGCGCTGCTGCGCGAGACCCGTTCGGAGCGTGCGCAGGCGCGCAGCCAGGCGCTGCACACGCTGTCCAAGATCGGGGACCGGCGGGGGTGGCCCGCGCTCACGCGGACGCTGTTGTGCGACGGCGACGACGAGGTGGCGCGGAGCGCCTGGCGGGCCGCGGTCGTGCTCGTACCGGAGGGCGAGGAGCCCGCGCTGGCCGCGGTGCTGGCGACGCAGCTCGGGCGGGGTGGCCGGGAGACGCAGCTGAGCCTCAGCCGGGCCCTCGCCGCGCTGGGGGAGGGAATCGTTCCGGCGCTGCGGGCTGCGACGATGGCCCCTGACCCGCGCGTGCGCACGCACGCGCTCGCCACGGAACGCCTGCTGCGCGACCCCGACGCCGGATTCGAGCTCGCGGTCGAGGAGGCGAAGCGCGTCGTGGCTCTCCAAGGGCCCGGCCAGGAGGGACGGTAG
- a CDS encoding VOC family protein produces the protein MPVTGPDFISLQARDLDAAQAFYERYLGLVRSPTGPPHAVVFETKPIAFALRDVLPGTDLASVARPGIGAAIWLHATDAQAIHDALVADGHTIVSAPVDGPFGRTFTFADPDGYHVTLHDRA, from the coding sequence ATGCCCGTCACCGGCCCCGACTTCATCTCGCTCCAAGCGCGCGACCTCGACGCCGCGCAGGCGTTCTACGAGCGGTACCTCGGCCTGGTCCGCTCCCCGACCGGGCCGCCGCACGCCGTCGTCTTCGAGACGAAGCCGATCGCGTTCGCACTCCGCGACGTCCTTCCCGGCACCGACCTCGCATCCGTTGCCCGGCCCGGCATCGGTGCCGCGATCTGGCTCCACGCCACCGACGCCCAGGCCATCCACGACGCTCTCGTCGCCGACGGCCACACCATCGTCTCCGCGCCGGTCGACGGCCCCTTCGGCCGGACCTTCACCTTCGCCGACCCCGACGGCTACCACGTCACCCTCCACGACCGCGCCTGA
- a CDS encoding caspase family protein, which yields MTVRLSAHTSSRAVLIGVHAYAEEAGLSPLPAVRRNIGALREVLCDEVGWGLSSASCRVLGPEATGGDVMRAIDEAVREASDTLFVYYAGHGLLHPDRPTELHLALHDSNERQMWRSLPYAYIRDEVRAAHRQRRLKCAVVLDCCFSGAAVEGGMSHPEALLKQAADIDGVCVLTSSAATELAYAPPGDELSAFTGALVDLVRTGVPEAGPVLDFGTLHARLHQRLSARQHPQHPQLGTHNSGERIAVFRNRAYVEQAPAEEHRNAAAPQPPPAERLFGRDRELRELAEDAAEGPGLLVIHGPPGVGKSALAAELHQRLTGRRPGHAEAGFPVVLLDDVTDAAEVARTVESCPDALVVVTSRASLTEARPGTRRYPLAPLALRDAVEMMRHLCGLTGHDTELAEMAGMLSCFPLALYSVAARLRRTPPDLMLDAMRESDRPLQHLRWDDDRVRAAYTMSYEALDERQRHVLHACVSHPGPDFDRHSAAALSRMPPGICGLMLEELVDAGLLQRSDGRYAFHTLYRSYSQTSTEEQALRRTWLYLHLRRRLKVTREGGADQGWRVAALPELRAAARAARRDRWTVATELTCEVADALREERCLEEAREEAEAAYRYAAGRADGRGIARARGCLALLGGEHGPGDQRQRAREVAAVRQEVTAELRRAAATARQRPGGTAEPADLGHQLMSLAERALVSGLVDDAMRFQAEAHACFEEAGDGRLLAECLVGQAALHTFAGRFPAAAGLADRAAELLAAHGDAEGAAHAHASAAEALRKADDLPAAARHACRALTQFEAAGDPASLNYAYRLAAKVEWARQNHALARELLDKARELPRYPGAAEEGPSTQAIAHPSRAARAERPLPYGVAQDGSPVTRVAPEAQYRM from the coding sequence ATGACCGTGCGCCTGTCGGCCCACACGTCCTCCCGGGCGGTCCTGATCGGGGTGCACGCCTACGCCGAGGAAGCCGGGCTGTCCCCCTTGCCCGCGGTGCGGCGCAACATCGGCGCGCTCCGGGAGGTCCTGTGCGACGAGGTCGGCTGGGGCCTGTCGTCCGCCAGCTGCCGCGTCCTCGGGCCCGAGGCCACCGGCGGTGACGTCATGCGGGCCATCGACGAGGCGGTGCGCGAGGCGAGCGACACCCTCTTCGTCTACTACGCCGGGCACGGCCTGCTCCACCCCGACCGGCCCACCGAACTCCACCTGGCCCTGCACGACTCCAACGAGCGGCAGATGTGGCGGTCGCTGCCGTACGCCTACATCCGCGACGAGGTGCGCGCGGCCCACCGGCAGCGCCGGCTGAAGTGCGCCGTGGTGCTCGACTGCTGCTTCAGCGGCGCGGCCGTCGAGGGAGGCATGAGCCACCCCGAAGCGCTCCTGAAGCAGGCCGCCGACATCGACGGCGTCTGCGTGCTCACCTCGAGCGCCGCCACCGAACTGGCCTACGCGCCGCCCGGCGACGAGCTGTCCGCCTTCACCGGCGCCCTGGTCGACCTGGTCCGGACGGGAGTGCCAGAGGCCGGGCCCGTGCTCGACTTCGGCACGCTCCACGCACGCCTGCACCAGCGCCTGAGCGCGCGGCAGCACCCCCAGCACCCCCAGCTCGGCACCCATAACTCCGGCGAGCGGATCGCCGTCTTCCGCAACCGTGCCTACGTCGAGCAGGCACCGGCCGAGGAGCACCGGAACGCGGCGGCGCCGCAGCCGCCCCCGGCGGAGCGCCTGTTCGGCCGCGACCGCGAGCTGCGGGAGCTCGCCGAGGACGCCGCCGAGGGGCCCGGGCTCCTCGTCATCCACGGGCCGCCGGGCGTGGGCAAGTCGGCCCTGGCCGCCGAGCTCCACCAGCGGCTCACCGGCCGCCGCCCGGGGCACGCCGAGGCCGGTTTCCCCGTCGTCCTCCTGGACGACGTCACGGACGCCGCCGAGGTGGCCCGGACGGTCGAGTCCTGTCCCGACGCGCTCGTCGTGGTCACGAGCCGCGCCTCGCTCACCGAGGCGCGGCCCGGCACCCGCCGCTATCCGCTGGCTCCGCTCGCCCTGCGGGACGCGGTCGAGATGATGCGGCACCTGTGCGGGCTGACCGGGCACGACACCGAACTCGCCGAGATGGCCGGGATGCTGAGCTGCTTCCCGCTCGCCCTGTACTCCGTCGCCGCCCGGCTGCGCCGCACACCGCCCGACCTCATGCTGGACGCCATGCGCGAGTCGGACCGGCCGCTGCAGCACCTGCGCTGGGACGACGACCGCGTCCGCGCCGCGTACACCATGTCGTACGAGGCGCTCGACGAGCGGCAGCGGCACGTCCTGCACGCCTGCGTCAGCCACCCCGGACCGGACTTCGACCGGCACTCGGCGGCGGCCCTGAGCCGGATGCCGCCCGGCATCTGCGGACTGATGCTGGAGGAACTCGTCGACGCGGGGCTGCTCCAGCGCAGCGACGGGCGCTACGCGTTCCACACCCTCTACCGCAGCTACTCGCAGACCAGCACCGAGGAGCAGGCCCTGCGCCGCACCTGGCTGTATCTGCACCTGCGGCGGCGCCTCAAGGTCACGCGCGAGGGCGGCGCCGACCAGGGCTGGCGCGTCGCGGCCCTGCCCGAGCTGCGTGCGGCCGCGCGGGCGGCACGCCGGGACCGGTGGACCGTGGCGACCGAGCTGACCTGCGAGGTGGCCGACGCCCTGCGCGAGGAGCGGTGCCTCGAGGAGGCCAGGGAGGAGGCCGAGGCCGCCTACCGCTACGCGGCGGGCCGCGCCGACGGCCGGGGCATCGCCCGGGCGCGTGGCTGCCTGGCCCTCCTGGGCGGCGAGCACGGCCCCGGTGACCAGCGCCAGCGCGCCCGCGAAGTGGCCGCCGTACGGCAGGAGGTGACGGCCGAGCTGCGCCGGGCGGCCGCCACCGCGCGGCAGCGGCCGGGCGGTACGGCGGAACCGGCCGATCTCGGCCATCAGTTGATGAGCCTCGCCGAGCGGGCCCTGGTCTCCGGGCTCGTCGACGACGCCATGCGGTTCCAGGCCGAGGCCCACGCCTGCTTCGAGGAGGCGGGCGACGGCAGGCTCCTGGCCGAGTGCCTCGTCGGGCAGGCGGCGCTGCACACGTTCGCCGGGCGGTTCCCGGCCGCGGCGGGCCTGGCCGACCGGGCCGCCGAGCTCCTCGCCGCCCACGGCGACGCGGAGGGCGCCGCGCACGCCCACGCCTCGGCGGCGGAGGCCCTGCGCAAGGCGGACGACCTCCCGGCGGCCGCCCGGCACGCCTGTCGCGCGCTCACCCAGTTCGAGGCGGCCGGTGACCCCGCCAGCCTCAACTACGCCTACCGCCTGGCCGCGAAGGTCGAATGGGCGCGGCAGAACCACGCGCTGGCCCGTGAACTCCTGGACAAGGCCCGCGAGCTGCCCCGCTACCCCGGCGCCGCCGAGGAGGGCCCGTCCACCCAGGCCATCGCCCACCCCTCGCGGGCCGCCCGGGCCGAGCGACCGCTGCCGTACGGGGTGGCCCAGGACGGAAGCCCCGTAACGCGGGTGGCGCCTGAGGCGCAGTACCGCATGTAA
- a CDS encoding LLM class flavin-dependent oxidoreductase has product MRTGIVTTAGPGVEHLAARAEELGFDSFWVYDTPMVHGDPFVSLALCAKATRRIRLGIGVTSPALRSAPAAAAAVSSLNALAPGRVVCGVGTGNTARRTLGMRPTRTAELESFTAALQDLTAGRETDYREGPRVGRVRFLHAGPYVNTQDPVEFVVAAFGLKAAAVAGRLGAGVISFGLHDPAAWTALGQARQAAARDADSAAKARSYLMSSLYVLDDGEDRYGDPVKDAVGHIALSALILGAENPAFRAALPPEEAAAVDRLLRLRGTTPTDPERHQALYRNYLGRLAPEDRELIVPSLVDRFGLVGTRDEVTERINALEKAGVDELVIQPVVDPETEMAALARLLA; this is encoded by the coding sequence ATGCGCACCGGCATCGTCACGACAGCAGGGCCGGGTGTGGAACACCTGGCCGCCCGCGCGGAGGAACTCGGCTTCGACAGTTTCTGGGTGTACGACACGCCGATGGTCCACGGCGACCCGTTCGTGAGCCTCGCCCTCTGCGCCAAGGCCACCCGCCGGATCAGGCTCGGCATCGGTGTCACCTCACCGGCACTGCGTTCCGCGCCCGCCGCGGCGGCGGCCGTCAGCTCCCTCAACGCCCTCGCCCCCGGCCGCGTCGTCTGCGGGGTCGGCACCGGCAACACGGCCCGCCGCACGCTCGGCATGCGGCCGACCAGGACGGCGGAGCTGGAGTCGTTCACGGCCGCCTTGCAGGATCTCACCGCGGGCCGTGAGACGGACTACCGCGAGGGGCCCCGGGTCGGCAGGGTGCGGTTCCTGCACGCCGGTCCGTACGTCAACACCCAGGATCCCGTGGAGTTCGTCGTCGCCGCGTTCGGCCTGAAGGCCGCCGCGGTCGCGGGGCGGCTCGGCGCGGGAGTGATCTCCTTCGGACTCCACGACCCCGCGGCCTGGACCGCCCTCGGCCAGGCCCGGCAGGCGGCGGCCCGGGACGCGGACAGCGCCGCCAAGGCCCGTTCGTACCTCATGTCCTCCCTGTACGTCCTCGACGACGGCGAGGACCGCTACGGCGATCCGGTCAAGGACGCGGTGGGGCACATCGCGCTGAGCGCACTGATCCTCGGCGCGGAGAACCCCGCCTTCCGCGCGGCCCTCCCTCCGGAAGAGGCCGCGGCTGTCGACCGCCTGCTCCGGCTGCGCGGCACCACGCCCACCGATCCCGAGCGTCACCAGGCCCTCTACCGCAACTACCTGGGCCGGCTCGCCCCCGAGGACCGGGAGCTCATCGTGCCCTCCCTGGTGGACAGGTTCGGCCTGGTCGGCACCAGGGACGAGGTCACCGAGCGGATCAACGCGCTGGAGAAGGCGGGGGTCGACGAGCTGGTGATCCAGCCCGTCGTGGACCCGGAGACGGAAATGGCCGCGCTCGCACGGCTGCTGGCCTGA